AGCCTGGGCGACCTCGGGGTCGTCGACCTTGTAGGTGACCGACTCCTCGTTCTCGCCTAGGCCGCTGACAGTGAAGTTCATCGAGCCGGTCAGCATCCAGTCACGCCCGCATAGCGTCTTCTCATGGATCTTGTCGTCGAATCGGAAGTCGAGTTGGCGCTTCGGATCTGTCATAGCCTGCTGCAGCCGCGCAGCGAAGATCTGATTGTGGGAGTTTTCCCTGGTGACGACGTGGATACGAGAGCCAGCGTCTGCGATGAGGCTGAGTACCCGTGAGAGCCGGCAGATAGTAGGTGGGCTGTCACCGAGCAGTACGTCGAAGGCGCCCTGGGCGTTGTCGAGTACATCGATGTCGGTGATCCACCCTGACACCAGCCAAAGCGAGCCGCCCGGGTGCGCCAATTCGGCGAGCAGCGCGGTACTGAGTATTGAGTCGGCTCGCAGTCGCATCCGATTGCCAGTCCGGACGGTGCGCGTTAGACCGGTCACTGCATTGCCTCCCGCAGTTCAACCTTCGCCTTGTACACGTACCCGAATCGAGTCACCGACTCGAGGTCGCCGTAGACGCGCAGTACGTCGCGATCTATCGGTACCACTGGAATACGACTGATCGCGTCGCTGAAACTAGCTCGATCGCTGACAGGACAGACCAGCTCGACAGCGCCAGTCTCGGCCAATGCCTGCTGATATCTCTTCTCCCACCCGAGTTCCGTCACGTCGATGGTGGGCAGGTTTTCGTCGTGCGCGGCCTCGATCAAGAGCCGATCGATCACCGGCGGGCGGTCGTAGCCGACATACGGTTGGTAGTACTCCAGGTGCTGGGTCCGCGCCTGTGCCCCCCGTGGCCACATCATGCTGAAGGCCTGATCAGCCTTCAGACGCTGTCCGCCAGTTTGGAGTTCACCGATGCCTACGGCGTAGGCGATGACACGAGCGTCGACCTCGAATCCGAGGCGTTGTTCCAGCGCCGTCCATTCATCGAGAATTCTCAAGCTCGCTGCGTCGGTCTCTGGGCTGCTGCCTGGGCGGAGCAGGCGGGTGGAAACTGCCGCCACAGCACCGTGTCGAGGCGGTCCATCCAGTTCGGCCCAGGCGGAACGGAGTTGGCCCAGCGCAATACGGGCTGCTTCGGCTGATTTTGCTGCACGCATGGCCGCCATTGCGAGTGCTGGTTTTCCGGTCGGTCGGTCAGCGACGATATCCCGCAGCAGCCGGGTGACGGTCGAGTCGACGTACTCGTACTCGTTGGGCCGCAATGTACCGGAAACGAGTGACCAGAATCGTCGTGGGTCTGCTGTGTAGAAGCCGGCAATGTGCTCGATGACGCCGACGCCGCCAATTGTGGTCTCAGTCAGCCATACAGTGTCGAACTCCTCGACATCAAGCCCAGGCACCATGTCGACGATCAGGTCGGTCTCCTGAGCATCGGGGCAGGCCCGAAGCGCTGCGGCGAGGATCGCTGCCGCGAGCGAATCTCGATATGCCCGCTGAGCCAGCCCCTGCGTTCGCGCGGCGACATCTTGGTCGATAAGGAGGCGTCCCGCCCGGTCGAGAGCCTCGGTCGCCGTTTCGTGCAGGCTGAGTTCGGTCAACGTTGTGACAAGACGGTTGGTTGTCGGAGCGTTCGACGAGTCGTCTCGATACAGAACGTTGAGAATCTGCTGTAGGTCATCGCGCCATGAGCCACCCTTTAGGGTCGCCCAGACTTGTTCGGGAGACTTTGTTCCATCGAGCCCGGCCAGCGAGAATGCGGTGATGTAGATGAGGGCCAGCCAGTTGCGTTGGAAGGAGTTGCTGACCTCCGCAAGTGTCTGATCCTCATCTACCGCACGGAAGTAAGCTTGAGAACGCCACTGAGGTGATGACACGTAGGTCTGAACGACTGGTGATTCCCAGTCGAGCGGCGCCAATTCGATGCGTATGGCGTCCACGGTTAGGTGGAATCCCATCGCAGCTGGTTTACCTCCGTGGGTGTATCGCAGTCTGCGCCGTTCGCTGGGGAGGCGAGGATTGTTGAACGAAAGATCGCAGTCGGCACCGTATGTCATGCGTCGAACGTCGACGGGATTTCCCCCAGCATGGGTATTGAAGCTCAACCCTCTAATCCGGTCTCTCCAGGGTGACGGGTCTGGGATGTCCGCGTCATTGCGCAAACTGCTGGGTGGCGCGACGATCTGGGTTCCCCACAACGGCACCCCCTGGGAGCGGTCGTTGATCGAGGTAGATGGTTCTTGAAGATTCAGCCGGTAAGGCCGAAGCACCACGTAGTCGCCCGACGAACTGCCGGACAGTTGCCACGTCCCCTCGAGATGTGCTTCGGGTATCAGGCGTTCGCTCAGTTCAATCAGTTCGCTGCTCTCGGGTACCTCGATCCAGGTCCGGTGCTCATCGCGCTCGTATCCATACCGTTTGCTCACTCGGCCAGGGACCGCTTCGCGCAAGGCTTTTGCGATGGGCATACGCGTTTCATCGCCGTTCTTGGTTTCAAACGGCAGTTCGAACGTGACTTCGGGGACGTTCAACGGCTCGAAGAGGGTCCCTGTTACAAACTCGGGGAGCATCGACTTCGGCGCCGCGCCCGGATCGCTTCGGAGTGGTCGCCATCCGGAGCGAAGACGGCGGAGGGCAGTCGGAACAACGGCCAGGAGTATCGACCGCGGCTGCTCCCACATCAATGCCTGGGCTTCGTCGGAGTCGACTTGGAGGGCTGATTGCAAGTGACGGGCCAAGCGGCTTTGAAGTTGGGCGTCGGTGAGCAGTTCCTCAAGGCGATCGGCAAGCCAGGTGGACGCGTCAGAATTCGACTGGGGCGCCCCGCTGTTCGGTGCAGTTAGTAGAGCACGCGGATTGACCCCGTGGTGCGCGCGTTGGAGATCGCGTCCGAGCCAGTCCAACATCGCCTGGCTGGCTTGGATCTTGAGGACGTAGCGGTTGCGGATCGGCAAGTTCTGGGCCGTGATCTCAGGTGCGAACAGGGAGTCATAGCCCTGGTAGCTGAGCCGGTCGCGTCCGTAGTCGGACAGCGTCACGATCGTGATGGGGCGGGTTCCACGTTCACGTCCCGCTCGGCCGCGGCGTTGAATGAAGGCTGCGGCACTGTGGGGCGACCTGTGCTGGAGCACCAGGCCCACACGGGGGTCGTTGAATCCGACCTCCAGCGAAGCTGTGGCCACGGTCAGATCTGCGCTGCGATCCATCCCCGCATCCTGCGATGAGGTGCGGCCGATGTGAAGTTCGCCCGACAATAGGCCTGGGTCCAGATAGCGTCCGATCTTGTCGGTCAAGTCCCACGATTGGCCGTCTCTGTAGCGCTCTTCGTGTTGTGGAAGGTCGGGTGAGCGGAGAGCGGCGAGGACGGGCCCGTACAGCCGACCTGCCCGCGATTGCCTACCCTCGGCATCTCGGAGATTGTCATAGAAACGGTTGGTCACATCGAGATCGTCAGTAAACAGGAAGCCAGTCGAGCCGAAAAGGAAGCGTTGGTTGTCTGTATCAAGTATCCGGCCGAAAAGCATTGCCGTCTGGATCGACGTCGAGAGAAGGCTCGCTCCGGACACCGGATCGCCGCGGAGGGCGATCGCGTACTCTCTGCCGTCCTCTTCCATATCTGCTGGGCTCGGTTCGATGTACTCGACCGTCCGACTGGGTAACCCGGTCAGTTGAGCGAAGAACTGGGTGGCGTCCTTCAGCGTCGCGCTGAGTCCAACGAATGTGACGCGATTCCGAACCGCATGCCTCCAGCGTCGCAGGAGCAGAGCAACCTGCGCGCCGTGGGTGCCGGTGTAAGAATGGACTTCGTCGAGCAGGACCACTGCGGGTGTTTCTGACCCGGACCACCCGAGTAGCCGGCCGAGCCAGGGGTTCGTGCTGTGCCGGTTGAGGATCTCAGTCGTGGTGAAGAGCAGATCGGGAGGGGTGTCCCGAAGCGATTTACGTGTTAAGGCCAGTCGGCCATGCGGAACGACTGTCTTGCAGTTGAGGCAAGTGAGTCTCTCCGAGCGAGCCCTCCGGTCTGCGTGAGACCACAGCAACTCTCCGACCGCGCATTTCGGACAGACGGTGAAGGGGCAGATCAAACCCTCGCCCTGCTGTCGCCATGCCTTGGCAACCGGTTTGGTTCGCTGGTCGAGATCGCCGGGGTCAGAGGGCGTATCACCGTAGAGCGCACCGATACGCAGTGGGCGTCCGCCGCCCTGCGTGAGTCCGGGCTCGATTGTCCGTGCGCTCGAAAGTGCTTCACGGAGTTGGTCGCGCAGCAATTCCTTTCGTGGATAGAGGGCGAGTGTGTGGACTCGCGATCGCCCCGTCGTGGCACGCTCGGCCATCGAGGCAAAGGCCGGGAGGTAGAAGGCCATAGTCTTCCCGCTGCCGGTGCCAGCGCCCACGATCACGCCAGCGGACTGACGTTCGCTGAGTGATCCGAAGATCGAACGGGTAGCTGCGATTTGGAATTGAGACAGTTCCCGTGTGCCGATCAACGCAGCGGCGACGCGGTCCTGAGCCGGTCCCCACCCAGGGGTGCTGTTCAAGTCTAGAAGCGCATCCGGTCCTGGGATGTTTCGCTTGGGGTATCGACGCAAGGGGGCGTCCAGCCGGTAATCCGCGACTAACTGGGGGCTCGCTTGCCAAAAATTGAGCGGTAGAGGCGCCCCACGGTCGCGTGGGGCGAAGATCTGTCGCAGATTCGTGGCCAAGCGTAAGCCCTCGGCGAGGCGGGTTCGATACCGCCTCGGTGAGTGCGGCCGAATCCGGAAAAGGAGTGCCCGATTTCGTAGTTCGTCTAGGACGTCCTCGGGAGTGGAGCCCACCGGAGGCTGCGGATGTGTGGCGAGCGCGTCAGCGATTTCCTCCAATACTTCAGACTCGGACAGCGCGCCATCTGTGACTCCCCAGGACAACAGGGGGAGTTCGAGATCCTCCAATACGTTGAGCAGATGCCCAGCGAATTCTCGGCTGAGATCCGTTGTCACAAGCGCTTCCTCCGTACTTCGATCTCCAGGTCCATGTTGTACTGCCGGAGGAGCGCGATCTCCTCATCTCTGACGTCGCGGAGGGTAAGTGCTTGAGAGCCCAGACGTTCGAGCAGTACTGACAAAGCGACCGGGGTATCGGGGGCCGCATCGAGTTCCTGCGCGACGTGCCGATAGCGCGCAGCAAAGGCCGTGATGTTCGCAACTGTCGGCGGCGCTGATGCGTATGCCTTGAGAGTCTTCACCGCCGACCGGAGCTCGGTCTGGCGACCTTGCGCCAGCATCGCGATTCGGCCCTCGGGCAGAACTTCCAGTTGGTCTGCTGCCCAGGCCTGCCACTGCTTCGCCATCGCATCCGAGAGGATGTCGATTGCCTCGCCGATCTTCCTGTTGGCGCTGATGAATGCTGGATTTCCGGGCAAGCCATCGGCTGCCTTCCGGACGAACTCTGCCCTGCCCCGGTCTACGCCGGAGATGTCGACCTTGCTGCCCGTCGCGTTTTCCACCGCGCGCGCGACCCGGATCTGCATCCGAAGCTCGGCCAGCGCATCACGTAGGTTGCCGACGCGCTCAAGTACGCGTCGTTCCTCCTGCTCGTCCTTGCGTCCGAGATCCAGCCTGCGGGCCGCGCTTTGAAGCCGCTGGGCTTTGGCGAGCACCGAAGTATCAGTCATTCCCCTCGTCCTCCGGTTCGATCAGCGTTGCCCATTCGTCCTGCACGGACTGCAATTGCTGCACGGCCGAGTCGCCGGCGGTATCGCTGCGGGCAGCGGCATTCGACAGGGCACCGGTCAGCCATTCGTCAGCCAGGACAAGACAGTCTCGGATGATCTCGAGGGACTCACTACGATCTCGGGCCGCCGCTTTGACCTTGGCGGAGATCGACTCGGCACCTTCGGACGAGGAGATCTTGTCGAGGTCGTCTTCCAGCGTCGTGATAGTGCGCCACTCCGCCGTCTCCGCGCGGGACAGCAAATCATTGAGCTGGGTTTTCTTGTCTCGGTTCGGCGGCAGCCCGACCTTCTCCGACTCCTTCAGCGCCGCACGGACCGCGTCAATGGTTTCGCGACCGCCGACACCACGAGGAAGGCACTGCCGGACACTGTTGAGGCCCGCGCTCAGCGTCTTGACCTGCTCGTCGAGACATGTGTCCAATCCGGCGAACCCCATGACTGCGTTCCTGACCCAACTCGGTGGTGGTTGATGGCCAGTCCAGGTCCAGGACTGGGCGGCTGTACGGATCAGCGGGAGTGCCCGGGCGGCGTCGACCATCCTTACCGCACCAGTGCCCTGGGAAAGCCCGACACTACTGCTGAGTTTGTCCACCAGCGGAGCCCGATTCTCCATGTGACGTGCGAGAATTTGCTGCCAACTCGTGGTGCGGAGTTTCCTATCGCCACGGTTCCACTCGCGCCCGTCATCCAGGGCTGCCGATAGAAGGTCGTTGTCTGCCATTCCCGGCCATGCCCGCCCGGCCAGCGCGGCACCCAGCAGCGAAGCGCGAAATCCTGTGACCAACTCGGCGTCGGAGATCTCGTAGTGCCGCTCAAGTGCCGCAGTCAGCGCGTCGGATTTCGTTTCGCCGATCCATGCGAGCCGTCTGAGATCTTCGGCGCGGGTTCCCGCGACCCCTGCCTTGGTGCGGAGCAGGCTCTGAAAGAATTGACTGTTCCGAGCGGTTCGTTCGAACGTGATGGGAGCCCTGTCGACTCCTGGCAAGTTCTCACCGACGGCTCCGCGAATGGAGACCACCGTGGAGTTTGCCGGCCACGCCTTGTTTACTTCGTCTGCGGTCATCTCCTTCATCAGCGGCGATGACCACGGATAGCGGCGGATAACCGTCTCGCTCACTATCTTGCGTATGTCCCTGGCAACATCCACTGGAAGTGGCTGATCGCGTGCAGCCCAGTTCTCAACACTCTGGATCCTCCGGCGTAGGGATTCCGGAATCACATCCGTCGGGGCGGGAGGACGGTCTGGGGTTGCCGTACTAACAGTGGGGTTCTTCGGAGCTTTGGACCACCCGACTTCGCTGGGCAGGGGCCGCAAACCGAAAGCTCGGAGGAGCCCGGCGTCCACCTCGGCCGGTTCGGTCGGCGCGTTTCCCCAGAACTCGAGCACCAACTTGTGGCGTTCAGCGTCGGTTTGGTCGTAGGTGTTGACCTCCTCCGCCACCGCAGTCGACAGCGCTTCATCAATTGGTGCGGTACGGAACCGTTCCTTGAAGGTGGGGGAAGGGAACGAACCGTCCGCAATTTCGGCGGAACTGTCGACCAGCGTCGGCCGGAGGACGTTGCTGAGCACCGATCGTGGGATGAATGCCCACTCCTTATCGGCGGGGGCAACTGAATGCACCATCCGTACCACCGCTGGCCTGTTGAATGGGTACAGACCGAAGCCTTCGTCGGTGTGGCCGAAGGACTCGTGACACGGGGCTTTGAGCGGGCAGTTGTCACAACGATTCGGGACAGGCCGATTCTTGAGACCGTCGAGTACTTCGTGACCGATCCGAGCGGCGTTGAGGTACCGGCCGACGAACGAAGCGATTTGTTCGATGCCGTTGTCTTCGGGGCCGAAAACCAGGTCGACGTTGTATACATAACCAGTGGTTGCAGCCGAAACCCGACTCATCACCGTCTCCGGTAGCTCCCGGAAATAGCCGGTGGTTACCGCCATGAGGGTGCGCATAGGCGCGTAGCGCAACTGACCTTCGCGAGTCGCGGCCTCGGTCAGCGCTTCGAGTAATTCTCGTTGGACACCCTGGATGAGAGCGAAGTCCTCGACCAAGAGGATGATCTCTTTGCCTTGACGCGCGAATGCCTGCCGGACCTGCAGCATGGCCTCATGCATTCGGCCGGTCCCCATCTTGGAGGCGCTCTGCACGGCCGCCTCCAAATGCTGGTTGAGCAGATCGGCGGCGGCGTTCTTGAGAACAGGGTCGGACAGCAGTTTTTGCAGGAGACTCTGCGAGATCTTCGCGGCCTGCTTGATGTCCTGCACGTTCAACGGAAGATCGCCGGTGGTAAACCCCACCGGGCGCTCAGGGGCATCGAGGTCCCGGTCATGGAGAAGTTGATGGGCCAACTGCGGCACGAACTTTCCCGGCGCGAGCATGTACGCCTGGATGTAGGGATCTTGGAGGATCGCCGCTAAGCCTTTGGGGCCGGCCAGGACTCGAGCATCTCCTGACAGATCTTTCGCTGTCGTGGCGGCAAGAGCCTCATTGAGTGCGTTGATCAGGCGGCGGGCCAACCCGGTGTCGTCGAGACTGACGCTGAACGAGCGAACGTCGGAACGCAACTGTGCAAGGGAATCGTCCTCAACTCCCTTGAGCAGGGCCTCTACGACCGCCTTGAGACTCGTCTGCGATTTCTCCAGGTAGATCACCTGATACTTGTCGCGTGGCGGAATGTTCTCCCGCACCCAGCGCACGAGATGCGACTTTCCCGAGCCCGAGTCACCCACGATCGGCATCAGAAGTGTGCCGGTGTCGGCCTTCCGGTTCAGGAAGTCGTCGAGAACTGCCTTCTCCGTGACGGCGCTGTCCATAGGGACCAGCGAACGTCCCTGGATGCGGGCCTTGCGGATGCGGAGCGGGGCATGGGTGGCCAGGAAGACCGCCGCGGACGGTTTGACTGCCTCAGTATGGACCGTCCTGCTGGCGGTGTCCGGGTCCCAGCACAGGTGACCGCGAAGTTCAGGCATGAAGATCCCCACCGATCTTTGCGGAGTTGTACGAACGGGGGAAATCCGGATTCTCTGGGTCGTAGACGCTGAGAATCTGCCTAGCGTCCGCAAAACGCTGTAGTTCCAGCCAGCCCTCGTCGACGCCGCGGAGGAGCGCGTGCGACAGCGCCGGGCCGGCACTGTCGTCACCGGGAGAATCGAGCCCGACCGCCAACGAGTACGCTCCGCCGGGCAATACTGGCAGGGACCTACGCAAGCCATGCAGGAAGTCCGTTGCGCTAACGGTGTCGCCTGGCTTCCAGAGTGATCGAACGGTCTCTCTCACTGCTGGGGTGCAGTCGGCCACCACGTGGCTGGCAGTTCCTGGTTTGATTGCCAGCGTTGGCGCTCCGAAGCCGAGGGTTGTTACCCAGGCGACGAATGGTGACCAACGTGCGTTGGTGGAGAAAACTTCGCCGACTTCGGGCTTGAGCGCATTGTTTTGGCGTAGCTCGACAGCCAACCAATTCATTGGCTCGCCGAAAGGATCCTGAGTGAGGAACCAGCACAACGCGCGGCAGAGGTCCCGAGGGCCCACCTGGCTGTCGTCATCGCCGAGCCCCGAATTCAGGTCCGCAGCGAGGACAGCGACACGTAATACGGACACGAACCCGGAGTAGTTCGTACCGTCCAGGTCCTTGGCCGGACCGGTTAATTCGAGTCTCTCATCATCGGACTTGTTCAGCAGCCCTAGGGACGCCAGCCCGTATATGGCTGCATCGAGCAACTTGTCGTCGGCGTAGACGGTGGGTGGGCTGAGCACGTTCCGGGCTTTGTCGAGCCGGACGGGTCGCTTCTCCGACGCCAGAAAACGGACTGTGGCCCACATTGCTGTTGGCAGCACGGGCGGCCCATTGTAGACGTTGATCAATGCCATTTACAGGGACCTCAGCGCTCTGTTTATGGAAATATTGCTGGAGTGGATATCGATCAGCCTGGCACCAGGTCTGCTGGGGTGTTCCAGGTTCCGGCAATGAATGAAGTAGGTGACATCGGAGCTTTCGAATCGCTCGGCTGCCGCACCGTTCATCGATTCCGGGGAGCCGTCGAGGATCCAAACGAGCGGCCCACGGAAGGCGGTGAGCATGTCCTCATCGGAATCGACGATCAGTGCATGCGGCAAGCTTTCACGCTGGATTCGTTTGGTCATGGCATCACTGATCCCCTCTCCGCCGATAATGGTCATGCCACGCCTGCAGAGTTCGGTCACGAGGTCTGGTACCAAATCTCGGCGCTCGTCGTCACGCTCCCACCAAATGTTGAGACTGGTCTGTCCCGGTCCGCGGAAGGTTCCGAGCGGGTCACTTGGTACGTCGAGCCATTTGACGACCGGCGGATGAGGTTCCCAGGGCGTTCGGTAGAATCCACCGGCGACAGGGAACTCCTGGTGCTCACGACAATGGGGGCATCCCCGGCATGCGGGCGCGGTTTCGAGAGTCCCCTCCGGGCGCTGAACAACGTAGTAATCAGACAGCACATCAGCGATGCATCGATCGCCCCGAACTGCTGCGCGTAGTCGCTCAAGCGCAGAATTTTGGCTCGTCAGGATGCGATCTCGCGTTGGGCCGATTCTTCGCAGGAAGTAATCTCTGTCGTTTGTTCGGCCGTCCATCAGTTGGACATCGACCCTGGACGGCAAGGACTCAAGGTATCCCTGCTGCCGTCGCTGCCAGGTATCGTGAGGTTCATCTTCCGCCTGCTGAGGAGCCTTGGGTGAGGTCAGTTCAACGAGCTTGGTTCGAACCATGAGGTTCAGCGCTCGAATATTCCAGAGGCGGTTGGTCTTAAACCCCATGGAAAGCCTGGCCGGGTAGCTGTCCAAGTCGATCTGGTAGACGCCATCGGCGTCGGGAGGAATGCGCCGCTGAAACATCGCATCCCAGCGTTCCCAAGCAGTCTTCGGCAAGAGGATTATCTCGGCATTCAATGACTCTGCGACCCGAATGTCTTTTTGCACGGTCGCCATATATGCAAGCGAAGGGCTGCCATCGCGGCCGCCACGCCCGACTTCCTGGTAGTAACGGTCGACGGTTTCGGGCATGCAGGCGTGGACCACTGTTTTCACGTCGGAGAGGTCGATTCCCAGCCCGAAGGCGGATGTTCCAATGACCGTATCGAACCGAGTCGGAATTCTGCCAGTAGCGTCGCGGCCTCCCCAGCCTTCCATCGCCTCTCGACGATCTTCAGGTATAGATCTGCCCGTTACCGCTATCACGCGACGCATTCCGGATTCCGCTAACAAGGCGGCCCAGTCTTTTGCTGCCTCAACGGTGGACACATAGAGGATCGATGGCTTGGGTAGCCTGGCGAGAGCGTGCATCACCGCTTCGCGGCGGGCTACTTCAGTGGGAAGTGATTCGATGTAGTAACTGGGTTCCGTACGGAGTTGTGAAGCCCAGACAAGGTCGGTTGCCTGCGGGGCACCGAATAGGTTCTCCAAGGTCTCGATCTGCTGGGCCGTAAGGGTTGCACTCATCGCGATCGTTCTAGGCTCACGCCCAGCGGGGGCCCGGCGTAGCCAGTTTCGGCGTTGTCCTGCCATGGTCTGGAAGTCGGGCCGGAACTCGTTCCCCCACTGCTCGACCAGGTGAGCCTCGTCGATTATGAAGTAGCGGAGCGATCCCGCTGCGGCTGCTTCATCCAAGGGCCGCTGCAAGGTAGTCGTAACGGCCTCTGGCGAGGTGAACAGGATGGGCTGGCGCCCGTATCGAACGTCGTCGCAAAGTTGTTTCTTGACGTCCTCGGAAAGATCACCAGTGAAGGCGTAACGTCCCGTAGGCGACTTCACGCCCCGGGCTTCGAGCAAGTCCCGAGTACGGCGTTCCATATCGAGAGCCAGCACAACGGTCGGAACAACCACGATGGATCCGCCGTGCGCCCGACCTCCGAGCAGCGTCGGGGCGAGGGCGACCGGGGTCTTTCCGTGTCCAGTAGGGAGACAGACGATCGCCGTGCTTCCAGGCGGAGCCATGATGACACTCCGTGCTGCCTGCCGCTGACCAAGAGAATAATAGTTGTCGTAACCAAGCGCTGTTGCCCAGAACGGATCCCCGAGCACATCGTTGAAACTACGACGCTGTGCAGAGTCTCGGCCGAGATAGATCTCCTTGAGGTCAGCTTTCGCCGCATCGGTGGCTCGACCCTCAGAAACCGACGGATGCCAAGGCTGAGCCGAGACGCTGATTGTGCCGACCGTGGTGATTAGAGCCTCACATCCGGAACTTCGCCACTGTTCGACGGTGGGCATTTCTGAAGTGACAGGTACGA
The DNA window shown above is from Nocardia sp. NBC_01730 and carries:
- the dpdF gene encoding protein DpdF — encoded protein: MTASDWVKAKQLFSAWPEMDSSEIQGTIRRLADALAGLRTRSAGWRDITSLTRQILLEASASGNMSPLLVPVTSEMPTVEQWRSSGCEALITTVGTISVSAQPWHPSVSEGRATDAAKADLKEIYLGRDSAQRRSFNDVLGDPFWATALGYDNYYSLGQRQAARSVIMAPPGSTAIVCLPTGHGKTPVALAPTLLGGRAHGGSIVVVPTVVLALDMERRTRDLLEARGVKSPTGRYAFTGDLSEDVKKQLCDDVRYGRQPILFTSPEAVTTTLQRPLDEAAAAGSLRYFIIDEAHLVEQWGNEFRPDFQTMAGQRRNWLRRAPAGREPRTIAMSATLTAQQIETLENLFGAPQATDLVWASQLRTEPSYYIESLPTEVARREAVMHALARLPKPSILYVSTVEAAKDWAALLAESGMRRVIAVTGRSIPEDRREAMEGWGGRDATGRIPTRFDTVIGTSAFGLGIDLSDVKTVVHACMPETVDRYYQEVGRGGRDGSPSLAYMATVQKDIRVAESLNAEIILLPKTAWERWDAMFQRRIPPDADGVYQIDLDSYPARLSMGFKTNRLWNIRALNLMVRTKLVELTSPKAPQQAEDEPHDTWQRRQQGYLESLPSRVDVQLMDGRTNDRDYFLRRIGPTRDRILTSQNSALERLRAAVRGDRCIADVLSDYYVVQRPEGTLETAPACRGCPHCREHQEFPVAGGFYRTPWEPHPPVVKWLDVPSDPLGTFRGPGQTSLNIWWERDDERRDLVPDLVTELCRRGMTIIGGEGISDAMTKRIQRESLPHALIVDSDEDMLTAFRGPLVWILDGSPESMNGAAAERFESSDVTYFIHCRNLEHPSRPGARLIDIHSSNISINRALRSL